One Rattus norvegicus strain BN/NHsdMcwi chromosome 18, GRCr8, whole genome shotgun sequence DNA segment encodes these proteins:
- the Spink1 gene encoding serine protease inhibitor Kazal-type 1 precursor: MKVAIIFLLSALALLSLAGNPPAEVNGKTPNCPKQIMGCPRIYDPVCGTNGITYPSECSLCFENRKFGTSIHIQRRGTC, from the exons ATGAAGGTAGCAATTATCTTTCTTCTCAGTGCTTTGGCCCTGCTCAGTTTAGCAG GTAACCCTCCAGCTGAGGTGAATGGAAAAACG CCTAATTGCCCTAAGCAAATTATGGGATGTCCCAGGATTTATGACCCTGTGTGTGGGACTAACGGAATTACTTACCCCAGTGAATGCAGTCTGTGCTTTGAAAACAG GAAATTCGGAACATCTATCCACATTCAGAGGAGAGGGACTTGCTGA